From the Gallaecimonas kandeliae genome, one window contains:
- a CDS encoding ABC transporter ATP-binding protein: MSHPVIAAQQLAKSVVSADGNQLTILKGLDLQVGAGETLAIMGASGSGKSTLLGLLAGLDSPSSGSLWLAGQELAALDEDQRAALRASKLGFVFQQFLLIPSLNALENVMMPAELQGMKDARARAQELLARVGLGERLHHFPGQLSGGEQQRVALARAFITNPALLFADEPTGNLDRHTGEHVADLLFALNRDFGTTLVLVTHDETLARRCGRVLSLKDGHLEALGDAA, translated from the coding sequence ATGAGTCACCCCGTGATAGCAGCGCAGCAGCTGGCCAAGTCGGTCGTCAGTGCCGACGGCAACCAGCTGACCATTCTCAAGGGCCTGGATCTGCAGGTGGGGGCAGGGGAGACACTGGCCATCATGGGTGCCTCAGGCTCCGGCAAGTCGACCTTGCTTGGCCTGCTGGCGGGGCTGGACAGCCCCAGCTCGGGCAGCCTCTGGCTGGCCGGCCAGGAGCTGGCGGCGCTGGACGAAGACCAGCGGGCGGCGCTGCGGGCCAGCAAGCTCGGCTTCGTCTTCCAGCAGTTTCTGCTGATCCCCAGCCTCAATGCCCTGGAAAACGTGATGATGCCCGCCGAGCTCCAAGGCATGAAGGACGCCCGGGCCAGGGCCCAGGAACTGCTGGCCCGGGTCGGCCTCGGCGAGCGGCTGCACCACTTCCCAGGCCAGCTCTCCGGCGGTGAGCAGCAGCGGGTGGCCCTGGCCAGGGCCTTCATCACCAACCCGGCGCTGCTCTTCGCCGACGAACCCACAGGCAACCTGGACCGCCACACAGGGGAGCACGTGGCGGACCTGCTCTTTGCCCTCAACCGGGATTTTGGCACCACCCTGGTGCTGGTGACCCATGACGAGACCTTGGCGCGGCGCTGCGGCCGGGTGCTCAGCCTCAAGGACGGCCACCTGGAGGCCTTGGGTGATGCGGCCTGA
- the pxpB gene encoding 5-oxoprolinase subunit PxpB, whose amino-acid sequence MTLTWSPLGDSALVLNLNDPGVEAQRQLHWLAGQLAGKAELLEAVPGMGNLTLLLKAPGADLDALAGHCLALWEKRPAQSHSGKLHLLPVRYKGPDLHLVAEYTGLTEEEVIARHSGTTYEVAFVGFMPGFAYLTGMDRRLAVPRRAEPRVQVPAGAVGIAGSQTGIYPRQSPGGWQIIGYMEQPLFDVTREPPALIQPGDQIRFEVRHD is encoded by the coding sequence ATGACCCTGACCTGGTCGCCCCTTGGGGACAGCGCCCTGGTATTGAACCTCAACGATCCCGGCGTGGAGGCCCAGCGCCAGCTCCATTGGCTGGCCGGCCAGTTGGCAGGCAAGGCCGAGCTGCTGGAGGCGGTACCCGGCATGGGCAACCTGACCCTGCTGCTCAAGGCCCCCGGGGCCGATCTCGACGCCCTGGCCGGGCATTGCCTGGCGCTCTGGGAAAAAAGGCCAGCCCAGAGCCATTCCGGCAAGCTGCATCTGCTGCCGGTGCGCTACAAGGGCCCGGATCTGCACCTGGTGGCCGAATACACAGGGCTCACCGAGGAAGAGGTCATAGCCCGCCACAGCGGTACCACCTACGAGGTGGCCTTCGTAGGCTTCATGCCGGGCTTTGCCTACCTCACCGGCATGGACAGGCGCCTGGCGGTGCCGCGCCGGGCCGAACCCAGGGTGCAGGTGCCGGCCGGCGCCGTGGGCATCGCCGGCAGTCAGACCGGCATCTACCCTCGCCAAAGCCCGGGCGGCTGGCAGATCATCGGCTACATGGAGCAGCCCCTGTTCGACGTGACCCGGGAGCCGCCGGCGCTGATCCAGCCCGGTGACCAGATCCGTTTCGAGGTGCGCCATGACTGA
- a CDS encoding biotin-dependent carboxyltransferase family protein encodes MIEVLKGGILATIQDGGRPGLRNQGVPVSGAMDSLALQAANLLLQKPPLAPAIEITFGQTQLRFQKSGWVALTGADLGASFDNEPVTPGWRFHVEPGQVLHFRQPKKGFRAYLAVSGELEVPQVLGSASTDISSGFNAPLATGDELGWRPEGDFQAPLFVRVPGTGRLRVLPGPEYESFDQEAKTLFWHNDWTIGSLSNRMGYRLNGPKLTRLVGDELPSHGVIPGTIQVPGNGQPIVLAMDAQATGGYPKLGVIIAADLWQLGQLGPGRRLGFIPVTMAEARLAWQQQQAYLKHLEEFVAAH; translated from the coding sequence ATGATTGAAGTGCTCAAGGGCGGCATCCTCGCCACCATCCAGGACGGCGGCCGACCCGGCCTTCGCAACCAGGGGGTACCTGTCAGCGGCGCCATGGACAGCCTGGCCTTGCAGGCGGCCAACCTGCTGCTGCAAAAGCCGCCCCTGGCCCCGGCCATCGAGATCACCTTCGGCCAGACCCAGCTGCGCTTCCAGAAAAGTGGCTGGGTGGCCCTGACCGGCGCCGATCTGGGCGCCAGCTTCGACAACGAACCCGTCACCCCGGGCTGGCGTTTCCACGTAGAGCCGGGGCAAGTCCTCCATTTCCGCCAGCCGAAGAAGGGCTTCAGGGCCTACCTGGCGGTCAGCGGCGAGCTGGAGGTGCCCCAGGTGCTGGGCTCGGCCAGCACCGACATCAGCTCCGGCTTCAATGCCCCCCTGGCCACAGGCGACGAGCTGGGCTGGCGCCCAGAAGGCGATTTCCAGGCTCCCCTTTTCGTGCGGGTACCGGGCACGGGCCGGCTGCGGGTGCTGCCGGGGCCCGAATACGAAAGCTTCGACCAGGAGGCCAAGACCCTCTTCTGGCACAACGACTGGACCATAGGCTCACTGTCCAACCGCATGGGTTACCGCCTTAACGGCCCCAAGCTGACCCGGCTGGTGGGGGACGAACTGCCCTCCCACGGCGTGATCCCCGGCACCATACAGGTGCCCGGCAATGGCCAGCCCATAGTGCTGGCCATGGACGCCCAGGCCACAGGCGGCTACCCCAAGCTGGGGGTGATCATTGCCGCCGATCTCTGGCAGCTGGGGCAGCTGGGGCCGGGCCGGCGCCTGGGCTTCATCCCCGTGACCATGGCCGAGGCGCGTCTGGCCTGGCAACAGCAACAGGCCTATCTGAAACACCTGGAGGAATTCGTTGCAGCGCATTGA
- a CDS encoding 5-oxoprolinase subunit PxpA, whose product MPLISSANIACGFHAGSPALMARTVDLAIRHGVAIGAHPSFDDRANFGRTEMTLDPQEVFDLVLYQCGALKALCEARGAALHHVKPHGALYNQAARDPALAAAIAAAVKALGPSLKLYGLAGGQLLVAAEKAGLEAVSEVFADRRYQGDGSLVPRSQAGAVLEDDAEVQAQVLALAMDGEVQAQGGGKIQVKADSLCLHGDNQHALSLARTLRQALLERQIVIEAP is encoded by the coding sequence ATGCCGCTCATCAGCTCGGCCAATATCGCCTGCGGCTTCCATGCCGGCAGCCCTGCCTTGATGGCCAGGACTGTGGATCTCGCCATCCGCCACGGCGTCGCCATCGGCGCCCACCCCAGTTTCGACGACAGGGCCAACTTCGGCCGCACCGAGATGACCCTGGACCCACAAGAGGTCTTCGACCTGGTGCTCTACCAGTGCGGCGCCCTCAAGGCCCTCTGCGAGGCAAGGGGCGCGGCGCTCCACCACGTCAAACCCCACGGCGCCCTCTACAACCAGGCCGCCCGTGACCCGGCCTTGGCCGCCGCCATCGCCGCGGCCGTCAAGGCCCTGGGCCCCAGCCTCAAGCTCTATGGCCTGGCCGGCGGCCAACTGCTGGTGGCCGCCGAAAAGGCCGGCCTTGAGGCCGTTTCCGAAGTCTTTGCCGACCGCCGCTACCAGGGCGACGGCAGCCTGGTGCCGCGCAGCCAGGCCGGCGCCGTGCTGGAGGACGACGCCGAGGTCCAGGCCCAGGTACTGGCCCTGGCCATGGATGGCGAGGTGCAGGCCCAGGGCGGTGGCAAGATCCAGGTCAAGGCCGACAGCCTCTGCCTGCACGGCGACAACCAACATGCCCTGAGCCTGGCCAGGACCCTTCGCCAAGCCCTGCTCGAGCGACAGATCGTCATAGAGGCCCCCTGA
- a CDS encoding DUF969 domain-containing protein produces MDAVSYWPLLGVAVIIIGFGLRANPLLVVTLAGVVTGLAAALPFGDILKALGEGFTHTRTLSLILVLPLAVIGLLERSGLREQAGRWIAGFKQISAGRLMALYLLLRELSAALGLTSLGGHPQMVRPLLAPMAEGAAGRVLGPLSDAERQRLRAMAAATDNVGLFFGEDIFVAFGAVLLMHSFLKENGIDVEPLHIAFWGIPTALCALLIHGCRVLYLDRQLARARAALQEAPRA; encoded by the coding sequence ATGGACGCCGTATCCTACTGGCCCCTGCTGGGGGTGGCGGTGATCATCATCGGCTTTGGGCTGAGGGCCAACCCGCTGCTGGTGGTGACCCTGGCCGGGGTGGTCACTGGCCTGGCCGCCGCCCTGCCCTTTGGCGACATCCTCAAGGCCCTGGGCGAAGGTTTCACCCATACCCGCACCCTGTCGCTGATCCTGGTGCTGCCGCTGGCCGTCATCGGCCTTCTGGAACGGAGCGGCCTGCGCGAGCAGGCGGGCCGCTGGATAGCGGGCTTCAAGCAGATCTCCGCCGGGCGGCTGATGGCCCTCTACCTGCTGCTGCGCGAACTGAGCGCCGCCCTCGGCCTCACCAGCCTTGGCGGCCACCCGCAGATGGTCAGGCCACTGCTGGCGCCCATGGCCGAAGGGGCAGCCGGCCGGGTGCTGGGGCCCCTGAGCGACGCCGAGCGCCAACGCCTGCGGGCCATGGCGGCCGCCACCGACAACGTCGGCCTCTTCTTCGGCGAGGACATCTTCGTGGCCTTCGGCGCCGTGCTCTTGATGCACAGCTTCCTCAAGGAAAACGGCATCGACGTCGAGCCCCTGCACATCGCCTTCTGGGGGATCCCCACCGCCCTCTGCGCCCTGCTGATCCACGGCTGCCGGGTGCTCTACCTGGACCGCCAGCTGGCCCGGGCGAGGGCGGCCCTCCAGGAGGCGCCCCGTGCTTAG
- a CDS encoding DUF979 domain-containing protein, with the protein MLSIEFFYGLAGVLLLANGVLTALDRAHPRRWPTALFWSLYGLLFLVGGWLPAKLSGALVLAMGLLGGLNLVKSRLQGELDQARRDQGAERLGAKLFWPALAIPGITLVGALGFPWLAGQGLVWVAPKSATLISLGLACLIAFALACRLTRESPLQGLKENARLMDAIGWALLLPQMLATLGILFAHAGIGNAVAALVGQVLPEGVRFWAIVAYAVGMALFTMIMGNAFAAFPVITAGVGIPFLVNQYHGDAAVMAAIGMFSGYCGTLLTPMAANFNMVPAALLELDDRNAVIKAQVPTALLLLTANIALLWWLL; encoded by the coding sequence GTGCTTAGCATCGAGTTTTTCTATGGCCTTGCAGGAGTGCTGCTGCTGGCCAACGGCGTGTTGACGGCCCTGGACAGGGCCCACCCCAGGCGCTGGCCCACGGCCCTCTTCTGGAGCCTCTACGGCCTTCTCTTCCTGGTGGGCGGCTGGCTGCCGGCCAAGCTCAGCGGCGCCCTGGTGCTGGCCATGGGCCTGCTGGGTGGCCTGAACCTGGTCAAGTCCAGGCTCCAGGGCGAGCTGGACCAGGCCAGGCGCGACCAGGGGGCCGAGCGCCTGGGTGCCAAACTCTTCTGGCCGGCGCTGGCCATCCCCGGCATCACATTGGTGGGGGCGCTGGGCTTTCCCTGGCTGGCCGGCCAGGGCTTGGTGTGGGTGGCCCCCAAGAGCGCCACCCTTATCAGCCTGGGCCTGGCCTGCCTTATCGCCTTTGCCCTCGCCTGCCGCCTGACCCGGGAGTCGCCGCTGCAGGGCCTCAAGGAAAACGCCAGGCTGATGGACGCCATCGGCTGGGCCCTGCTGCTGCCCCAGATGCTGGCCACCCTGGGTATCCTCTTCGCCCACGCCGGTATCGGCAACGCCGTCGCCGCCCTGGTGGGCCAGGTGCTGCCTGAGGGCGTACGCTTCTGGGCCATTGTCGCCTATGCCGTCGGCATGGCACTCTTTACCATGATCATGGGCAACGCCTTTGCCGCCTTCCCGGTCATCACCGCCGGCGTCGGCATCCCTTTCCTGGTGAACCAGTACCACGGCGACGCCGCCGTCATGGCCGCCATCGGCATGTTCAGCGGCTATTGCGGCACTCTGCTCACCCCCATGGCCGCCAACTTCAACATGGTGCCGGCGGCCCTCTTGGAACTGGACGACAGAAACGCGGTGATAAAAGCCCAGGTGCCCACGGCCCTGCTGCTGCTCACCGCCAATATCGCGCTTTTATGGTGGCTCTTGTGA
- the pcp gene encoding pyroglutamyl-peptidase I, translated as MVALVKILLTGFEPFGGEAINPSWEAVKQLAGYKDSVISLMLPCTFAQSLAVLGQTARALEPDIILCVGQAGGRAAISLEKVGINLIEARIPDNQGQQPSGQPVVAGGPTAYFSTLPVKRLRAALETAGIPAEISYSAGTYVCNQVLYGACHLAAALPWGPKAGFVHIPYLPEQAARHPGSPSMALPTLVAALKRLCDELLAGTTEIEAVAGTTH; from the coding sequence ATGGTGGCTCTTGTGAAGATCCTCTTAACCGGTTTCGAGCCCTTCGGCGGCGAAGCCATCAACCCCTCCTGGGAAGCGGTCAAACAACTGGCCGGCTACAAGGACAGCGTCATCAGCCTGATGCTGCCCTGCACCTTCGCCCAAAGCCTGGCGGTGCTGGGCCAGACGGCCCGCGCCCTGGAGCCGGACATCATCCTCTGCGTCGGCCAGGCCGGGGGCCGGGCCGCCATCAGCCTGGAAAAGGTGGGCATCAACCTCATCGAGGCCCGCATTCCCGACAACCAGGGCCAGCAGCCGAGCGGCCAGCCTGTGGTGGCAGGCGGCCCCACCGCCTACTTCAGCACCTTGCCCGTCAAGCGGCTTCGGGCCGCCCTCGAAACGGCCGGCATTCCGGCGGAGATCTCCTACAGCGCCGGCACCTATGTCTGCAACCAGGTGCTCTACGGCGCCTGCCACCTGGCCGCCGCCCTGCCCTGGGGGCCCAAGGCCGGCTTCGTCCACATCCCCTACCTTCCCGAGCAGGCGGCCCGCCACCCCGGCAGCCCCAGCATGGCGCTGCCGACCCTGGTGGCGGCCCTGAAAAGGCTCTGTGACGAACTGCTGGCCGGCACCACCGAGATAGAGGCCGTCGCCGGCACCACCCACTAG
- a CDS encoding arylesterase — MRALLLILLLISPLGQAKTLLVLGDSLSAGYGLQTEQTWVKLLSDRLAKEAPDWQLVNASISGETTGGALRRLPAILKEHQPDLVLIELGGNDGLRGYPLGRMKANLAQLVSLSRQAGSQVLLMEIWLPPNYGPRYLDAFKASFGQVAKAKDVPLLPFFLKDLFGKDGMVQGDGLHPTAQAQPALMENIWADLKDRLD, encoded by the coding sequence ATGCGAGCCCTGCTGCTGATACTGCTGCTGATAAGCCCCCTGGGCCAGGCCAAGACCCTGCTGGTGCTGGGGGATTCGCTGAGCGCCGGATACGGGCTCCAGACGGAGCAGACCTGGGTAAAGCTGTTGTCGGACAGGCTGGCCAAGGAGGCACCGGACTGGCAGCTGGTCAACGCCAGCATCAGCGGCGAGACCACGGGCGGTGCCCTGCGCCGCCTGCCCGCCATCCTCAAGGAACATCAGCCCGACCTGGTGCTCATCGAGCTGGGGGGCAACGATGGCCTGCGCGGCTACCCCCTTGGCCGCATGAAGGCCAACCTGGCGCAGTTGGTGAGCCTCAGCCGCCAGGCCGGCAGCCAGGTGCTGCTGATGGAGATCTGGCTGCCCCCCAACTACGGCCCCCGCTACCTGGACGCCTTCAAGGCCAGCTTCGGCCAGGTGGCCAAAGCCAAGGACGTGCCCCTGCTGCCCTTCTTCCTCAAGGATCTGTTCGGCAAGGACGGCATGGTCCAAGGCGACGGCCTGCACCCCACAGCCCAGGCCCAGCCGGCCCTGATGGAAAACATCTGGGCCGACCTCAAGGACCGGCTGGATTAG
- the gltX gene encoding glutamate--tRNA ligase: MKVKTRFAPSPTGYLHVGGARTALYSWLFARHNQGEFVLRIEDTDLERSTPEAIEAILDGMNWLELGWDEGPYYQTKRFDRYRDVVAQMLEAGTAYKCYCSIERLDAMREEQMAKGEKPRYDGKCRHGNTEHAADAPYVIRFKNPEEGSVIFDDQIRGPIEIGNKELDDLIIQRTDGSPTYNFCVVVDDWDMGITHVVRGEDHINNTPRQINILKALGAPVPLYAHVSMILGDDGKKLSKRHGAVSVMQYRDEGYLPEALLNYLVRLGWSHGDQEVFSMPEMIELFTLEAVNKAASAFNTEKLNWLNNHYIRTLPAEEVAKHLEWHMADQQLDTSKGPSLEALVGVMGERVNTLRELAAQSRYFYEDFSDFEEGAAKKHLRPVAQEPLQLVQKKLAELADWTVEAIHNAIQATADELEVGMGKVGMPLRVAVTGAGQSPSLDLTLHLIGKERSLARLDQAVDFIVKRAAD; this comes from the coding sequence ATGAAAGTCAAAACCCGTTTTGCCCCCAGCCCCACAGGTTACCTGCACGTCGGTGGTGCCCGCACCGCCCTCTATTCCTGGCTCTTTGCCCGCCACAACCAGGGCGAGTTCGTGCTGCGTATCGAAGACACCGATCTCGAGCGTTCCACCCCGGAGGCCATCGAGGCCATCCTCGACGGCATGAACTGGCTGGAGCTGGGCTGGGACGAAGGTCCTTACTACCAGACCAAGCGTTTTGACCGTTACCGCGACGTGGTCGCCCAGATGCTGGAAGCGGGCACCGCCTACAAATGCTACTGCTCCATAGAGCGCCTGGACGCCATGCGCGAAGAGCAGATGGCCAAGGGTGAGAAGCCCCGTTATGACGGCAAGTGCCGCCACGGCAACACAGAGCATGCCGCCGACGCGCCTTATGTCATCCGCTTCAAGAACCCGGAAGAGGGCAGTGTCATCTTCGACGACCAGATCCGCGGCCCCATCGAAATAGGCAACAAGGAACTGGACGACCTCATCATCCAGCGCACCGACGGCAGCCCCACCTACAACTTCTGTGTGGTGGTGGACGACTGGGACATGGGCATCACCCACGTGGTGCGCGGTGAAGACCACATCAACAACACCCCGCGCCAGATCAACATCCTTAAGGCCCTGGGTGCCCCCGTGCCCCTCTATGCCCACGTCTCCATGATCCTGGGCGACGACGGCAAGAAGCTGTCCAAGCGCCACGGCGCCGTGTCCGTGATGCAGTACCGCGACGAAGGCTACCTGCCCGAGGCCCTGCTCAATTACCTGGTGCGCCTGGGCTGGTCCCACGGTGACCAGGAGGTGTTCAGCATGCCCGAGATGATCGAGCTGTTCACCCTGGAAGCCGTCAACAAGGCCGCCAGCGCCTTCAACACCGAGAAGCTGAACTGGCTGAACAACCACTACATCCGCACCCTGCCGGCTGAAGAGGTAGCCAAGCACCTCGAATGGCATATGGCCGACCAGCAGCTCGACACCAGCAAAGGTCCCAGCCTGGAAGCCCTGGTGGGGGTCATGGGCGAGCGGGTCAATACCCTGCGCGAGCTGGCCGCCCAGAGTCGCTACTTCTATGAGGACTTCAGCGACTTCGAAGAAGGGGCTGCCAAGAAGCACCTGCGCCCCGTCGCCCAGGAGCCGCTGCAACTGGTGCAGAAGAAGCTGGCGGAGCTGGCCGACTGGACAGTCGAAGCCATCCACAACGCCATCCAGGCCACCGCCGACGAGCTGGAAGTGGGCATGGGCAAGGTGGGCATGCCGCTGCGCGTCGCCGTCACCGGTGCCGGCCAATCCCCCTCCTTGGACCTGACCCTGCACCTCATCGGCAAAGAGCGCAGCCTGGCCCGCCTGGACCAAGCCGTTGATTTTATCGTCAAACGCGCCGCAGACTGA
- a CDS encoding peptidylprolyl isomerase: protein MATASAYHILVKTREEAEKLLAQLKKGADFNKLAKQHSLCPSKRRGGDLGEFRKGDMVKAFDDVVFKKPLFEVQGPVKTKFGWHLIKTVYRSTDIK from the coding sequence ATGGCCACCGCCAGTGCCTACCACATCCTGGTCAAGACCCGCGAAGAAGCCGAGAAGCTGTTGGCGCAGCTCAAGAAGGGCGCCGACTTCAACAAGCTGGCCAAGCAGCACTCCCTCTGCCCCTCCAAACGCCGCGGCGGCGACCTGGGGGAGTTTCGCAAGGGCGACATGGTCAAGGCTTTCGACGACGTGGTGTTCAAGAAGCCGCTGTTCGAGGTCCAGGGCCCGGTCAAGACCAAGTTCGGCTGGCATCTGATCAAGACCGTCTACCGCTCTACCGATATCAAGTAA
- a CDS encoding FMN-binding glutamate synthase family protein, with amino-acid sequence MKLSLFSRYAFFVGCILVTLICLPLLDHHPWLWSLTILTGLLSLLGVYDLIQSRHSIRRNYPVLGNIRYLVEFVRPELRQYLLEGDDDKLPFSRAQRSLVYARAKDQNSAKPFGTLIDVYEPGFEFINHSMCPKAVQEHQGFRVKIGGPQCSQPYSASIFNISAMSFGALSANAIRALNKGAKLGGFAHDTGEGSISPYHREFGGDLIWELGSGYFGCRTPDGHFDPVRFAEQAKDPQVKMIEIKLSQGAKPGHGGILPAHKVTAEIAETRGVPRGQDCISPSSHSAFSTPLELLAFIQQLRELSGGKPVGFKLCLGHPWEFMGIAKAMLESGIVPDFIVVDGKEGGTGAAPLEFSNHIGVPLREGLLFVHNTLVGLNLRDKIKIGASGKIVSAFDIASVLAIGADWANSARGFMFAVGCVQSQSCHTNKCPTGVATQDKLRQRALVVPEKAERVRNFHHNTLHTLAEMMAAAGLDHPDQLEGKHLVRRTSSTEVRLFSQIHVFLKPGELLQERIEGDFYARVWHMARSDSFEPASVELESLARSSRSLDSEPVMS; translated from the coding sequence ATGAAACTCTCGCTCTTCAGCCGCTACGCCTTCTTCGTCGGCTGTATCCTCGTCACCCTGATCTGCCTGCCGCTCCTGGATCACCACCCCTGGCTCTGGTCCTTGACCATCCTCACCGGCCTCTTGAGCCTGTTGGGGGTCTACGACCTTATCCAGAGCCGCCACTCCATACGCCGCAACTACCCGGTGCTGGGCAATATCCGTTACCTGGTGGAGTTCGTGCGCCCCGAGCTGCGCCAGTACCTGCTGGAAGGGGACGACGACAAGCTGCCTTTCTCTAGGGCCCAGCGTTCCCTGGTCTATGCCCGCGCCAAGGATCAGAACTCCGCCAAACCCTTCGGCACCCTCATCGACGTCTACGAGCCGGGTTTCGAGTTCATCAACCACTCCATGTGCCCCAAGGCAGTGCAGGAGCACCAGGGCTTCAGGGTGAAGATAGGGGGGCCCCAGTGCAGCCAGCCTTATTCGGCCTCCATCTTCAATATCTCCGCCATGAGCTTCGGGGCCCTGTCCGCCAACGCCATCCGGGCCCTGAACAAGGGCGCCAAGCTGGGCGGCTTTGCCCACGACACGGGGGAGGGCAGCATCAGCCCCTACCACCGGGAATTCGGCGGCGACCTCATCTGGGAGCTGGGCTCGGGCTATTTCGGCTGCCGGACCCCGGACGGCCATTTCGACCCGGTACGCTTTGCCGAGCAGGCCAAGGATCCCCAGGTCAAGATGATAGAGATCAAGCTCAGCCAAGGGGCCAAGCCAGGCCACGGCGGCATCCTGCCCGCCCACAAGGTCACGGCCGAAATCGCCGAGACCCGGGGCGTGCCCAGGGGCCAGGACTGCATATCGCCGTCCAGCCACAGCGCCTTTTCCACCCCGCTGGAACTGCTGGCCTTTATCCAGCAGCTGCGTGAGCTCAGTGGCGGCAAGCCGGTGGGCTTCAAGCTTTGCCTGGGCCACCCCTGGGAGTTCATGGGCATCGCCAAGGCCATGCTGGAGAGCGGCATAGTGCCCGACTTCATTGTCGTCGACGGCAAGGAAGGGGGCACTGGGGCGGCGCCCCTGGAATTCTCCAACCATATCGGCGTGCCGCTGCGTGAAGGGCTGTTGTTCGTCCACAACACCCTGGTGGGGCTCAATCTTCGCGACAAAATAAAGATCGGCGCCAGCGGCAAGATAGTCTCGGCTTTCGATATCGCCAGCGTCCTGGCCATAGGCGCCGACTGGGCCAACTCGGCCAGGGGCTTCATGTTCGCCGTCGGCTGTGTCCAGTCCCAGTCCTGCCACACCAACAAGTGCCCGACCGGTGTCGCCACCCAGGACAAGCTGCGCCAGCGTGCCCTGGTGGTGCCGGAAAAGGCCGAGCGGGTGCGCAATTTCCACCACAACACCCTCCATACCCTGGCCGAGATGATGGCCGCCGCCGGCCTGGACCACCCGGACCAGCTGGAGGGCAAGCACCTGGTGCGCCGCACCAGCAGCACCGAAGTCAGGCTCTTCTCGCAGATCCACGTCTTCTTGAAGCCCGGCGAGCTGCTCCAAGAGCGCATTGAGGGAGATTTCTACGCCAGGGTCTGGCACATGGCCCGCAGCGACAGCTTCGAGCCGGCCAGCGTCGAGCTGGAAAGCCTGGCCCGCAGCAGCCGCAGCCTGGATAGCGAGCCGGTGATGAGTTAG
- a CDS encoding DUF6122 family protein, which produces MLSSQLHMIGHFLVPLLVALACWRPQWRKATLVMWATMAVDLDHLLARPVFDPLRCSIGFHPLHQSWAIGLYALLALLPRTRWVGVGLLIHMALDGLDCLKLV; this is translated from the coding sequence ATGCTCTCCAGCCAGCTGCACATGATTGGCCACTTCTTGGTGCCATTGCTGGTGGCGCTCGCCTGCTGGCGGCCCCAGTGGCGCAAGGCCACCCTGGTGATGTGGGCCACCATGGCGGTGGATCTGGACCACCTGCTGGCCAGGCCCGTCTTCGACCCGCTGCGCTGCTCCATCGGTTTCCACCCGTTGCACCAGTCCTGGGCCATAGGCCTCTACGCCCTGCTGGCGCTCTTGCCCCGGACCCGTTGGGTCGGGGTGGGGCTGCTCATCCACATGGCCCTGGACGGCCTGGACTGCCTGAAGCTGGTTTAG
- a CDS encoding DUF2919 family protein has translation MPKLEFHPSQLDAKGLLSMPRPLWVLLWWLMRYPIIWLGSLMGGQAGGRFLEQLMPDFEKAWPWLLPALPALLCLWLNGHRQVDGSDKLWWCWRQQGWLLKLTLVGDLGLIVAAIIKTHGRYDPWLAIQLAVTSWGLVYLLSSKYLPLLWRDRPRF, from the coding sequence ATGCCTAAGCTGGAATTTCATCCCAGCCAACTGGACGCCAAGGGCCTGCTGTCGATGCCGCGGCCGCTCTGGGTGCTGCTCTGGTGGCTGATGCGTTACCCCATCATCTGGCTCGGCTCCCTGATGGGCGGCCAGGCCGGCGGCCGTTTCCTGGAGCAACTGATGCCGGATTTTGAAAAGGCCTGGCCCTGGCTGCTGCCGGCGCTACCGGCGCTGCTCTGTCTCTGGCTCAACGGCCACCGCCAGGTGGACGGCTCCGACAAGCTCTGGTGGTGCTGGCGCCAGCAGGGCTGGCTGCTCAAGCTGACGTTGGTCGGCGACCTCGGCCTTATCGTCGCCGCCATCATCAAGACCCACGGCCGTTACGATCCCTGGCTGGCCATCCAATTGGCGGTGACCAGCTGGGGCCTCGTCTACCTCTTGAGTTCCAAGTACCTGCCGCTGCTGTGGCGCGACAGGCCCCGTTTCTGA